In Panacibacter ginsenosidivorans, the following proteins share a genomic window:
- a CDS encoding low molecular weight protein-tyrosine-phosphatase, with product MKILMVCLGNICRSPLAEGILQHKADKAGLDWKVDSAGTAHYHIGEAPHMLSQKVAKMNGVDISSQQCRQFKKEDMLAFEKIYVMDSENYINVKHISRELWDENKVELLLNELHPGRNMSVPDPWYGTEEGYHKVYKMISDACEVIIQKYGASVTKGNGQH from the coding sequence ATGAAGATTTTAATGGTATGCCTGGGCAATATTTGTCGCAGCCCTTTGGCAGAAGGAATTTTGCAACACAAAGCAGATAAGGCCGGGCTTGACTGGAAAGTGGATAGTGCGGGTACTGCCCATTATCATATTGGTGAGGCGCCGCACATGCTTTCACAAAAAGTAGCAAAGATGAATGGCGTTGATATTTCATCGCAGCAATGCAGGCAATTCAAAAAAGAAGACATGCTTGCATTTGAAAAAATTTATGTGATGGACAGTGAGAATTACATCAATGTAAAACATATCAGCCGTGAGCTTTGGGACGAAAACAAAGTTGAGTTGTTACTAAATGAATTACATCCCGGCAGGAATATGAGTGTGCCTGATCCATGGTACGGTACAGAAGAAGGCTATCACAAAGTTTATAAAATGATCAGTGATGCATGTGAGGTGATCATTCAAAAATATGGCGCTTCTGTTACTAAAGGAAATGGGCAACATTAA
- the hisS gene encoding histidine--tRNA ligase — translation MKPSLPQGTRDFGAETVRKRNYIFNTIKNVFELYGFQPLETPAMENLETLMGKYGEEGDKLIFKILNNGLDNPSKHEQAKVDFEKVMEGKNVKGITERALRYDLTIPFARYVAMNHGQLSFPFKRYQMQPVWRADRPQKGRYREFYQCDADVVGSNSLLNEVELANIYATVFKQLGIDIEIRINNRKILAALAEICGGADKLTDITVAIDKLDKIGLDKVKEELLQRGLNDKQVSIIEKYLSIDGSNDEKLLQLKTLITENAIGQKGIEELEFIYNFCNQQQSITNLQFDFTLARGLNYYTGTIFEIKALNVQMGSIGGGGRYDDLTGLFDVPNLPGVGISFGVDRIYDVMEELKLFPAEVQTGTQVLFFNLGEAECKKAFGLIQQLRSKGIKCEIYHEQSKFDKQFKYAEKKNIQYAVIIGSKELEENTCVIKDLKKGEQQIIKQEMIEQFEF, via the coding sequence ATGAAACCATCATTACCACAAGGCACAAGAGATTTTGGCGCAGAAACGGTTCGCAAACGCAATTATATTTTCAATACTATAAAAAATGTTTTTGAACTATATGGGTTTCAACCGCTGGAAACACCAGCCATGGAAAACCTGGAAACATTAATGGGCAAGTATGGAGAAGAAGGCGATAAATTAATTTTTAAAATTTTAAACAACGGTCTTGATAATCCTTCCAAACATGAGCAGGCAAAAGTAGATTTCGAAAAAGTAATGGAAGGCAAAAACGTAAAAGGCATTACAGAAAGAGCATTGCGTTATGATCTTACCATTCCATTTGCACGGTATGTTGCGATGAATCATGGGCAGCTTAGTTTTCCATTTAAGCGTTACCAGATGCAGCCTGTTTGGCGTGCAGACAGGCCACAGAAAGGACGTTACAGGGAATTCTATCAGTGTGATGCGGATGTAGTTGGAAGCAATTCTTTACTAAATGAAGTAGAGCTTGCAAATATTTATGCAACTGTTTTCAAACAACTCGGTATTGATATTGAAATAAGAATTAACAATAGAAAGATACTCGCTGCACTTGCAGAAATATGTGGCGGTGCAGATAAGCTAACGGACATAACTGTTGCAATAGACAAGCTTGATAAAATTGGTTTGGATAAAGTAAAAGAAGAATTATTACAAAGAGGATTGAATGATAAACAGGTTAGTATTATTGAAAAGTACTTATCTATTGATGGAAGCAATGATGAAAAATTGCTTCAGTTAAAAACGTTAATTACTGAAAATGCAATAGGCCAAAAAGGAATAGAAGAGCTGGAGTTTATTTACAACTTCTGTAATCAACAACAATCAATCACCAACCTGCAATTTGATTTTACTTTAGCCCGTGGTCTTAACTATTACACAGGAACCATCTTCGAAATAAAAGCATTGAATGTACAGATGGGCAGCATTGGTGGTGGTGGCAGGTACGATGATCTTACCGGCTTATTCGACGTGCCCAATTTACCTGGTGTTGGTATCAGCTTTGGGGTTGACAGGATCTATGACGTAATGGAAGAATTAAAATTGTTTCCTGCAGAAGTGCAAACAGGCACACAGGTTTTATTCTTTAACCTTGGTGAAGCAGAATGTAAAAAAGCATTTGGGCTGATACAACAATTAAGAAGCAAAGGCATCAAATGTGAAATATACCATGAGCAATCAAAATTTGATAAGCAATTCAAATACGCAGAAAAGAAAAATATTCAATACGCTGTAATTATTGGTAGCAAAGAACTGGAAGAAAATACCTGTGTTATAAAAGATCTGAAGAAAGGAGAGCAGCAGATCATTAAACAAGAGATGATTGAACAATTTGAATTTTAA
- a CDS encoding thiolase family protein produces the protein MRPVYVIDAVRTPIGRYGGKLSSIRPDDLLAHAIKALMNRNDTIDINAIEDVIAGDANQAGEDNRNVARMAALLAGLPVSVAGNTVNRLCASGLQAVMDASRAIMCGEGMLYIAGGVESMTRAPFVTAKSDGAWSRKNETFDTTIGWRFINKHLAEMYHPFSMGETAENVAKKWNISREAQDAFAFQSQQKYVAALNEKKWEDEIVPVEMINDRLITWFAQDEHPRETSLEKLAGLKPAFAKDGTVTAGNSSGINDGAAAMLLASEEAVKQFGLQPIARVISMGVAGVDPAIMGIGPVPASRKALQRAGLKAGDLDLIELNEAFASQSIACVKELDLDAAKVNVNGGAIALGHPLGCSGVRISATLIHEMYRSKSKYGLATMCVGVGQGAAVVYEGLE, from the coding sequence ATGAGACCAGTTTATGTAATTGATGCTGTAAGAACACCTATTGGCCGCTATGGCGGAAAGCTAAGTTCTATAAGACCAGATGATCTGCTGGCGCATGCTATAAAAGCATTGATGAACCGCAACGATACGATAGACATAAATGCCATTGAAGATGTTATTGCCGGAGATGCCAACCAGGCCGGCGAAGATAACCGCAATGTTGCACGTATGGCCGCGTTGCTGGCTGGTTTGCCTGTAAGCGTTGCGGGTAATACAGTAAACCGTTTGTGTGCAAGTGGACTGCAGGCCGTGATGGATGCATCAAGAGCGATCATGTGCGGAGAAGGTATGCTATACATTGCCGGTGGTGTGGAAAGTATGACAAGAGCACCATTTGTAACAGCAAAAAGTGATGGTGCATGGAGCCGCAAAAATGAAACATTCGATACTACTATTGGCTGGCGTTTTATCAATAAACATTTGGCAGAAATGTATCACCCGTTTTCCATGGGTGAAACAGCAGAGAATGTAGCAAAGAAATGGAATATAAGCCGTGAAGCGCAGGATGCATTTGCATTTCAAAGTCAGCAGAAATATGTTGCTGCGCTCAATGAAAAAAAATGGGAAGATGAAATTGTTCCTGTTGAGATGATCAACGACAGGCTCATAACCTGGTTTGCGCAGGACGAACACCCAAGAGAAACTTCTCTTGAAAAGCTTGCTGGTTTAAAACCTGCATTTGCAAAAGACGGAACAGTAACAGCCGGTAATTCAAGTGGTATCAATGATGGTGCTGCAGCCATGTTATTAGCAAGTGAAGAAGCAGTAAAACAATTTGGATTGCAGCCCATAGCAAGAGTAATAAGTATGGGTGTTGCAGGAGTTGACCCGGCGATCATGGGCATAGGGCCTGTGCCTGCTTCACGGAAAGCCTTGCAGCGTGCAGGTTTAAAAGCAGGCGATCTTGACCTTATTGAATTGAATGAAGCATTTGCATCACAGTCGATTGCCTGTGTAAAAGAACTCGACCTTGATGCTGCTAAAGTAAATGTGAATGGCGGTGCTATTGCATTGGGACATCCATTAGGATGCAGTGGTGTAAGAATATCTGCTACACTTATTCACGAAATGTACAGATCAAAAAGTAAATATGGTTTGGCAACGATGTGCGTTGGTGTTGGGCAGGGTGCTGCGGTTGTATATGAAGGGCTGGAATAA
- a CDS encoding PstS family phosphate ABC transporter substrate-binding protein, whose amino-acid sequence MKKNNKVIGCMLFFALLIITAGCGDDNKKSAYDTPKQGTINISVDESFEPVISEQIKVYESSYPETKIIASYKSEADCFRDLGKDSTRMIIVAKGLTKEEKQLFTDKLSYAPNFDILAYDAVSVIINKDAKDSVFTLQQLQDMLSGKDSSKNVVVDGNNATSTVRFLLDSVLRGKSFSSKVMAANGSKSVVDYVSKNADAIGFVGSSWVTNDQDPEQLAYRDKIRFALLECRRNCDSGSFAKPSQATITYGQYPLVRPLYYILKENSTGLGTGFTNYLNLERGQLVFRRSFLVPAKMYFGLRKSNVE is encoded by the coding sequence ATGAAAAAAAATAATAAAGTTATTGGCTGCATGCTTTTCTTTGCACTGCTCATAATAACAGCAGGTTGTGGTGATGATAATAAAAAATCAGCTTACGATACACCAAAGCAGGGAACCATCAATATAAGTGTTGATGAGAGTTTTGAGCCGGTAATCAGTGAACAGATAAAAGTGTATGAGTCTTCTTATCCGGAAACAAAAATCATTGCATCTTATAAATCGGAAGCTGATTGTTTCAGAGATTTAGGGAAAGACAGTACCAGGATGATCATTGTGGCAAAGGGGTTAACAAAAGAAGAAAAGCAGCTTTTTACAGATAAACTTTCTTACGCACCAAACTTTGATATTCTTGCTTATGATGCCGTAAGTGTTATCATTAATAAAGATGCGAAGGACAGTGTATTTACCCTGCAGCAGTTGCAGGACATGCTTAGTGGAAAAGATAGCTCTAAAAATGTGGTAGTGGATGGAAATAATGCCACGAGTACAGTTAGATTTTTGCTTGATTCTGTGTTACGTGGGAAAAGTTTTAGCAGTAAAGTAATGGCTGCAAACGGTAGTAAATCAGTAGTGGATTATGTTTCTAAGAATGCTGATGCTATTGGTTTCGTTGGCTCCAGTTGGGTTACCAACGACCAGGATCCTGAGCAGCTGGCCTACAGAGATAAAATAAGATTTGCTTTGCTTGAGTGTAGAAGAAACTGTGACAGCGGAAGTTTTGCAAAGCCATCGCAGGCTACTATAACATATGGACAATACCCTTTGGTACGTCCTTTGTATTATATACTAAAAGAAAATTCAACAGGATTGGGAACAGGATTTACAAATTACTTAAACCTGGAGAGAGGCCAGTTAGTTTTTAGAAGAAGTTTTCTTGTACCGGCTAAAATGTATTTTGGTTTAAGAAAAAGTAATGTAGAGTAA
- a CDS encoding tetratricopeptide repeat protein, protein MKKATLTLFSVVLATSFTIAQSLDEGIKFLYYERTKSATETLEKVVASNSKDPKSIYWLGQAYLAADDIAKAKALYQKALTDGVNDPWIWVGMGHVELLEGGDKNAARQRFDQAITAVTPTKGKNKGNPDPDILNAVGRANADGSSQQGDIAYGIEKLKQAQALNTTDPDIDINLGKSYLKKGSEGGGQAVEAFTDATVRNPQYAAAYFRIGRVYQSQNNLEYMNEWYGKAIAADPTYAPVYLAYFNYYKERDVNAAKEYLDKYVANADKDCATEYFVADYLYRAGKNQESIAKAKEMENGACKDYARINIIYAYNYNKLGDNASAEEAIKKFFSNPNPGKIDPSDYVIGATIYSKDSLMRDSAVALLQKAYETDTVRANKQMYVDSISAVYKRAKNYPKRLEWVAKSYAMSANPTNRDIYDYGEAAYFAQDCQLADSLFKLYQQKFPDQIYGPLWQYKTAQACDTSMTNGLIVAPAINYINFLKTDTVKYKPTLVQVNGVLAGYYANTKKDVDSAIYYLQQILVYDPTNPDAAKYIDILQKSKQKKSGTANDKEPADKTKSKTGSGKK, encoded by the coding sequence ATGAAGAAAGCAACTTTAACACTATTCTCGGTTGTTCTTGCAACATCATTTACGATTGCACAAAGTTTGGATGAAGGCATAAAGTTTCTTTACTATGAGCGCACGAAAAGCGCAACAGAAACTTTAGAAAAGGTAGTCGCTTCAAATTCAAAAGATCCCAAAAGTATATATTGGCTTGGTCAGGCATATCTTGCCGCAGATGATATTGCCAAGGCAAAAGCACTTTACCAAAAAGCATTGACTGATGGTGTTAATGACCCCTGGATATGGGTGGGTATGGGACATGTAGAATTGCTGGAAGGCGGGGATAAAAATGCTGCCCGTCAACGTTTTGACCAGGCTATTACTGCTGTAACACCAACTAAAGGAAAGAATAAAGGCAATCCTGATCCCGATATTTTAAATGCAGTTGGGCGTGCAAACGCAGATGGAAGCAGCCAACAGGGAGATATTGCGTACGGTATAGAAAAATTGAAACAGGCGCAAGCGTTAAACACTACTGATCCTGACATTGATATAAATCTTGGTAAGAGTTATCTGAAAAAGGGCAGTGAAGGGGGTGGCCAGGCAGTAGAAGCATTTACGGATGCTACTGTCCGTAATCCCCAGTATGCAGCAGCTTATTTTCGTATTGGAAGAGTTTACCAAAGCCAGAATAATTTAGAATACATGAATGAATGGTATGGTAAAGCAATTGCTGCTGATCCAACTTATGCTCCTGTTTATCTTGCTTATTTTAATTACTACAAAGAAAGAGATGTTAATGCTGCAAAAGAATATTTGGATAAATATGTGGCAAATGCAGATAAAGATTGTGCTACTGAATATTTTGTTGCTGACTATTTATACCGTGCCGGTAAGAACCAGGAGTCAATAGCCAAGGCAAAAGAAATGGAAAATGGCGCTTGTAAAGATTATGCCAGGATTAATATCATTTATGCATATAATTATAATAAACTAGGAGACAACGCTTCCGCTGAAGAAGCTATAAAGAAATTTTTCAGTAATCCAAACCCTGGTAAAATTGATCCTTCCGATTATGTTATTGGCGCAACAATTTATTCAAAAGATAGTTTAATGCGCGATTCTGCAGTTGCATTACTTCAGAAGGCTTATGAAACTGATACGGTTCGGGCAAATAAACAAATGTATGTAGATAGTATTTCTGCAGTTTATAAAAGAGCGAAGAATTACCCCAAGAGATTGGAATGGGTGGCAAAAAGCTATGCAATGAGCGCCAATCCTACAAACAGAGATATCTATGATTATGGCGAAGCAGCATACTTTGCGCAGGATTGCCAGCTTGCAGATTCATTATTTAAATTATATCAACAAAAATTCCCTGATCAGATTTATGGCCCGTTGTGGCAATATAAAACGGCGCAAGCCTGCGATACATCTATGACTAATGGACTTATTGTAGCTCCGGCAATTAATTACATTAATTTTTTAAAGACGGATACAGTAAAATATAAGCCAACTCTTGTTCAGGTTAACGGTGTTCTTGCAGGTTATTATGCCAATACAAAGAAAGATGTTGATTCTGCAATATATTACTTGCAGCAAATACTTGTTTATGATCCAACAAATCCGGATGCTGCCAAGTATATTGATATTTTACAAAAATCAAAACAAAAGAAATCCGGCACGGCGAATGATAAAGAACCTGCCGATAAAACAAAATCAAAAACCGGTAGCGGTAAAAAATAA
- a CDS encoding NADH-quinone oxidoreductase subunit A encodes MSIPHILLDAQATGTTYDYLPIAIQLIFAAGFVATMMFLTHFFGPKRKTTDKLATFASGISTHGDARQPMAIKYFLVAILFVLFDVEVIFFYPYAVNFRGLGWTGFTEILLFLAFFLVGFIYIIKRGALKWED; translated from the coding sequence ATGAGTATTCCCCACATTTTATTAGATGCACAGGCTACAGGAACAACTTACGACTACTTACCCATCGCAATCCAACTGATATTTGCAGCAGGCTTTGTGGCTACTATGATGTTTCTTACGCATTTTTTTGGCCCTAAGCGTAAAACAACAGACAAACTGGCAACCTTTGCGAGTGGTATTTCTACTCATGGAGATGCACGTCAACCCATGGCTATCAAATATTTTCTCGTTGCTATTTTATTTGTACTATTCGATGTGGAAGTGATTTTCTTTTATCCTTATGCAGTTAACTTCAGAGGTTTGGGTTGGACAGGTTTTACAGAGATACTTTTATTTTTAGCATTTTTCCTGGTTGGCTTTATATATATAATCAAAAGAGGAGCGCTTAAATGGGAAGACTAA
- a CDS encoding NADH-quinone oxidoreductase subunit B: MSRPVRFNIHPKEANLNDTVAIADMPEGHQGEGFFATKFESVVGLARKNSLWPLPFATSCCGIEFMATMGSHYDLSRFGSERLGFTPRQCDLLMVMGTIAKKMAPVLRQVYLQMAEPRWVLAVGACASSGGIFDSYSVLQGIDQVIPVDVYVPGCPPRPEAILDGFIRIQELVHNESLRRRNSEHYKALLNSYGIQ, from the coding sequence ATGTCACGTCCTGTAAGGTTTAATATACATCCAAAAGAAGCCAATCTCAACGATACAGTCGCTATCGCAGATATGCCCGAAGGCCACCAGGGCGAGGGTTTCTTTGCAACCAAATTTGAAAGCGTGGTAGGTTTGGCAAGAAAAAATTCTCTATGGCCTTTACCTTTTGCAACTTCCTGCTGTGGTATCGAATTCATGGCAACTATGGGTTCACATTATGATCTTTCCCGCTTTGGTTCAGAACGTTTGGGTTTTACACCACGCCAGTGCGATTTGCTGATGGTAATGGGTACCATCGCAAAAAAAATGGCGCCGGTTTTAAGACAGGTTTACCTTCAGATGGCAGAGCCACGTTGGGTTTTAGCGGTTGGTGCGTGTGCATCTTCCGGTGGTATTTTTGATTCTTATAGTGTGCTGCAGGGTATTGACCAGGTTATTCCTGTAGATGTGTATGTGCCCGGTTGCCCTCCAAGACCTGAAGCAATTCTCGATGGTTTTATACGCATACAGGAATTAGTGCATAATGAAAGTTTGCGCCGCAGAAACAGCGAGCATTACAAAGCTTTATTGAATAGTTACGGAATACAATAG
- a CDS encoding NADH-quinone oxidoreductase subunit C translates to MSLTNDIIKEKLIEKFGDQLTNFEEPYGMLTFEAPKEMNLKVMQFLFDDETLRFQFLTDLTAVHYPNQKGRELAVVYHLHNLVDNIRLRLKVFTDINKPDIFTATKLYSSANWMERETYDFYGINFVGHPNLKRILNVDEMDYFPMRKEYPLEDQTRIDKDDEMFGRGGTFGFGTERNKTGETMAEEDKGNVGDKIV, encoded by the coding sequence ATGAGCTTAACAAACGACATTATCAAAGAGAAACTAATAGAAAAGTTTGGCGACCAACTAACCAACTTTGAAGAACCTTATGGCATGCTTACTTTCGAAGCGCCAAAGGAAATGAACCTTAAAGTAATGCAGTTCCTGTTTGATGATGAAACACTTCGCTTTCAATTTTTAACTGATCTTACAGCGGTACATTATCCAAATCAAAAAGGAAGGGAATTGGCAGTTGTTTATCACCTGCACAATCTTGTAGATAATATTCGTTTGCGTTTGAAGGTATTTACAGATATCAATAAGCCCGATATTTTTACGGCAACCAAATTATATTCATCAGCAAACTGGATGGAAAGAGAAACATATGATTTCTATGGAATTAATTTTGTTGGTCATCCCAACCTGAAAAGAATTTTGAATGTGGATGAAATGGATTACTTTCCTATGCGCAAAGAATACCCATTAGAAGATCAAACGAGAATTGATAAAGATGATGAAATGTTTGGTCGCGGTGGAACATTTGGATTTGGAACGGAAAGGAATAAAACAGGTGAAACAATGGCAGAAGAAGATAAAGGTAATGTTGGCGATAAAATAGTGTAA
- a CDS encoding NADH-quinone oxidoreductase subunit D yields the protein MSDQLTAHHVKLPDGSIEKQTTTLNLGPTHPATHGVFQNIIEVDGERIVSAEQTVGYIHRAFEKIAERRPLYQITPLTDRLNYCSSPINNMGWHLTCEKLLKVKTPKRVDYLRVLIMELARVADHLICNSIVGVDAGALSVFLYVMQYRELIYEIYEEVCGSRLTTNIGRIGGFERNFTNTAFTKLEKFLDEYPKVLKEFENLLTRNRVFMDRTIGAGPISAERALNYGFTGPNLRAAGVDYDVRVHSPYSSYEDFTFDIPVGKTGDTYDRFLVRNLEMWESMKIITQAYQKIQEFKGAEAEVYHADIPEYYLPDKKDVYTKMEALIYHFKIIMGETEIPPGEVYHSVEGANGELGFYLISDGGRAPYRLHFRRPCFIYYQAFSEMTKGSMLSDAILTMSSLNLIAGEMDA from the coding sequence ATGTCTGATCAACTTACAGCACATCACGTAAAACTCCCCGATGGTTCCATCGAGAAACAGACAACCACGCTGAATCTTGGACCAACACATCCTGCTACACACGGAGTTTTCCAGAATATTATTGAGGTAGATGGTGAGCGCATTGTTTCTGCAGAACAAACAGTGGGCTATATACATCGTGCGTTTGAAAAAATTGCTGAGCGCAGGCCTTTATACCAGATCACACCATTGACAGATCGTTTGAATTATTGCAGTTCGCCGATCAATAATATGGGCTGGCATTTAACCTGCGAAAAACTACTGAAGGTTAAAACACCGAAACGTGTAGACTACTTGCGTGTATTAATTATGGAGTTGGCACGTGTTGCAGATCATTTGATTTGTAATTCGATTGTTGGTGTGGATGCAGGTGCTTTGTCTGTATTCCTTTATGTTATGCAGTACCGCGAACTGATCTATGAGATATATGAAGAAGTCTGCGGCTCCCGTCTTACAACAAACATTGGGCGTATTGGTGGGTTTGAAAGAAATTTTACCAACACTGCATTTACAAAACTGGAAAAGTTCTTAGACGAATATCCAAAGGTGTTGAAAGAGTTTGAAAACCTTTTAACACGCAACCGCGTCTTTATGGATCGCACAATTGGTGCGGGTCCTATCAGTGCAGAACGTGCATTGAATTATGGTTTTACTGGTCCAAACTTAAGAGCTGCCGGTGTTGATTATGATGTTCGTGTACATAGTCCTTACAGCAGTTATGAAGATTTTACTTTCGATATTCCAGTTGGCAAAACCGGCGATACGTATGATCGTTTTTTAGTACGTAACCTGGAGATGTGGGAAAGCATGAAGATCATTACACAGGCTTATCAAAAGATACAGGAGTTTAAAGGTGCTGAAGCAGAAGTGTACCATGCAGATATTCCTGAATATTATTTGCCCGATAAGAAAGACGTGTACACAAAAATGGAAGCTTTGATCTATCATTTCAAGATCATCATGGGTGAGACAGAAATTCCACCGGGAGAAGTATACCATAGTGTTGAAGGTGCAAACGGAGAGCTCGGTTTTTATTTAATTAGTGATGGTGGCAGAGCTCCATACAGACTGCATTTCAGAAGACCATGCTTTATTTATTACCAGGCATTTTCTGAAATGACAAAGGGAAGCATGCTTAGTGATGCTATCTTAACTATGAGTAGTCTGAATTTGATAGCAGGAGAGATGGACGCATAA
- a CDS encoding NADH-quinone oxidoreductase subunit NuoE family protein, giving the protein MAQFSETQMTEFNRLVARYPEGKQKSALLPVLHLAQESFGGWLSSETMDYVAELLKIEPIEVYEVATFYSMYNLKPVGKYMFEVCQTGPCMLRGSDDIIGYIGQTLGIKPGETTTDGMFTLKTVECLGACGYAPMMQLGKNYREHLTKEKVDSIIEECRRNAAANN; this is encoded by the coding sequence ATGGCACAGTTTTCAGAAACGCAGATGACAGAATTTAACAGGCTTGTTGCCCGTTATCCTGAAGGCAAGCAAAAAAGTGCGTTGCTTCCGGTGTTGCATTTGGCGCAGGAAAGTTTTGGTGGCTGGCTAAGTTCAGAAACTATGGACTATGTAGCTGAACTTTTAAAGATCGAGCCGATTGAAGTTTACGAGGTGGCTACATTTTACAGCATGTACAATTTAAAACCTGTTGGTAAATATATGTTCGAAGTTTGCCAGACTGGTCCTTGCATGTTGCGTGGAAGCGATGATATTATTGGATACATCGGTCAAACGCTGGGCATTAAACCTGGTGAGACAACTACCGATGGAATGTTTACATTGAAAACGGTGGAATGCCTTGGTGCATGCGGTTATGCGCCCATGATGCAGCTTGGGAAAAATTATCGTGAGCATCTTACAAAAGAAAAAGTAGATTCAATTATAGAAGAGTGCAGAAGAAATGCAGCGGCAAATAATTAG
- a CDS encoding VOC family protein: MKMNPYLIFEGNAEEVLNFYKDALGGVILMLSRYGDSPEKTDEEWKHKIIHSRLQFGDNLLMISDGFKGYKTEGKGNIQLSVEMDSEEQLHEVFNKMSEGGNVKMPVAKQFWGAHFGMLTDKFGVDWMFNYSLG; the protein is encoded by the coding sequence ATGAAAATGAATCCTTATTTAATTTTTGAAGGCAATGCTGAAGAAGTATTGAATTTTTATAAAGATGCATTGGGTGGAGTAATATTGATGTTGAGTCGTTATGGAGATAGTCCTGAAAAAACTGATGAAGAGTGGAAGCATAAGATCATACATTCGAGATTGCAATTTGGTGATAATCTGTTGATGATCTCCGATGGTTTCAAGGGTTATAAAACAGAGGGCAAGGGAAATATACAACTGAGTGTGGAAATGGATAGTGAGGAACAGTTACATGAAGTGTTTAATAAAATGAGTGAGGGTGGAAATGTAAAAATGCCTGTGGCAAAACAATTCTGGGGTGCTCATTTTGGAATGTTGACAGATAAGTTCGGTGTTGATTGGATGTTCAACTATTCGCTTGGATAA